AGTAAATCTGAAAAAATCTATGGATGGGATGAGTTTAATAATTTTAACTATTAACTTAAAAACGACGCATAACAGCGACTAACCGCTTCGCTTCGGGACTTCGCCCTCGCTCGGTCTGCGACACATAGGCTTCTGGCACTCCCCTTGCATTCGCAAGTGTCGTTCCAGTCCCTAACGTCCCGTTCGGGACTCAGGGCCAGCCTACTTCGGTTAGTCTAGTTCGTTATGCGAAATTTTTTAACCCTTGAATGACTTTCAGCTAAAAATTGAAACTATCAAAAAAAGATTCAAATCAAAATATGCTTAAACATATTAAAATGCATTTCAAAACAGATCAAAATGACAGATTGATTCTTATACTTTTTTGTATCAGTCTTCAAATTCTTATTTTAATTAGAATAAAATTTCCAATACTCCGTGGTCTAAACGACACGTTTATAGAAAATATACTAACATCAAGCATAACGATCGAAATCACTAATGATCTCTCTGTAGGATTTATTTCTGCCTGTATATTCTATTTCTTAGTAACAATTATTCCAAAAGTCAGACTAATCACAGAAAGCACTTATACTCTAAATTCACTACTAGCTTCATTGTTAGATTCATATAATCGCACAAGGGTCTTCGGTCATGAAACACCAATTACACATGTAGATAGATCGACCTTAAGTATAGAATGGCTCGATAAAACAGTGGAAAAATTAAAAAAACATGATACTCAATTCTTGAGCCTAAAATTTGCGCTAGCTACAGCACATACAAGATATGATGATTTTAAAAACACATTACAGCTAGCAAACACTCTAGGGGCAAAACCTACTTTAAAATGGATCGTAATAGTTGATAAAGTTAGATTAATAGCTGAAAATTACGACAAACAACCTTTTGTAAATAACGAAAGGATTCGAAGCATTGACGATCCAAACATTGATGATGACATTGGCCTGTTCAAAAAAACACTAGAATTTCGATTTCAGGAATTTTGCGAAGAAGTTAGAGACTGGATTATTATTTACGATAGCTACGAAGTTAAATAAAAAACTTCGCATAACAGCGACTTACCGCTTCGCTTCGGGACAAGCCCTCGCTCGGCCTACGGCAAATTGTCCTCCTGGCATTCGCCTTGCCTTCGCAAGCTACATGCCAGTCCCTAACGTCCCGTTTCCGGGACTCAGGGTCGGACAACTTCGGTAAGTCTAGTTCGTTATACGACATTTTTTAAAATTAATTCGAAGATTAATTCTGAGGTTTAAAAAATACCAAATTTTCTCAAATTTAACAAAACTTCTCTAAATCTCTCTCAAATTTCGACTTTACTAACTCAAAATAAAGCTTGAGATCAATTTATTACAAGAATACTGTTTCTTAGGTTTACTATTTCAGTACTAAAGTGGCCTTTTTCCTTGATTTATGAGTAAAAGAAAATTTAGAGTTTATTTAGACAATTGTTGCTTTAACCGTCCATACGACAATCAAGATGACATCAAAATTAAAATTGAATCGCTAGCCAAACTTTTCATACAGGATGCAATCAAAAACAAGCAAATTGAATTAATTTGGTCATACATTTTAAAGTTTGAAAATGATCAAAATCCTTACTTAGATAAACAAATAGCAATTGAAAAATGGGAAGAATTATCTGTATCTAACGTTGTAGAAAATGATGAAATATTGAAAAATGCTGAATCCATTTCTTCACTCGGAATAAAATCATTAGATGCTTTACACATTGCATGTGCAATCTCTGAAAAATGTGATTACTTTCTAACAACAGACAGAGGAATTTTAAAAAAATTTGGATTAATTAATAGCATCATTTTGATAAATCCAATTGAATTTGTTAGTATCCTGGAGGAATTATGAAAACCGATACAGAACTTAGAGTAGAAGGAATGAACTTATTATTGAAAAATATGGACATTGTTGATGCAGAAAGGTTTTTCGCCTTAATTCAAGGAGAAAAATTCGATTATACAAAGTGGAGAAAAAATCTTTGGGAAAAAAACTCTGTAAAAGAAATCAGCAAACTTGCTATGGAAAATCTCAAAAAATAAATCCTTCTAAATTAGCAATTTTTCATAAATATAAAAAACGTCGTATAACAGCGACTTACCGCTACGCTTCGGCACAAGGCCTCGCTCGGCCTACGGCAAATCCCCTTTCTGTCACTCGCTCGCATACGCAAGCTACGTGCCAGCCCCTAACGTCCCTCCGGGACTCAGGGTCAGGGGACTTCGGTAAGTCTAGTTCGTTAAGCGCAATTACTTAAAATGATTTTTGAAAATCACAAAAAAATAACTGAAGAAGATTTAGAATTTGCTAATTCTATTTGGAATTTTCTTTCTATTCAGGAAAATATCCAGAAGTCAGATCTTATTTTTGTTCTATGTAGTCATGATCTGAGAGTTGCAAAATATGCTATTGATCTCTACAAAAAAGGTTTTGCTAATTATATTCTGTTTTCAGGAGGCTTAAATTTCTTCACAAAACATATTTTCCCTAAATCAGAAGCAGAATCCTTTGCAGAATTGGCATTATCTTCAAATATTCCAGAAGAAAATATAATTATAGAAAATGAATCTACCAACACAGGTGAAAACATTCAATTTACTAAACAACTTCTTAATTCTTTGAATCTTAATTTTGATAAAATCTTAGCTATTCAAAAACCTTCTATGACTTTAAGAATTAAATTAGCATTAGATAAACAATGGAATGAAGGAATTTTTTATATTTCTTCACCAATTTATTCTATATCTGATGCTCCGCATTCTCATATTAATCTTTTTATGATTATTAATGAAATTGTCGGTGACCTACAACGGATTATCGAGTATCCTAAATTTGGTTTTCAATCAGAAACAATTATTCCTGATCATATTACTAAAGCTTACAATTCACTTATTGAAAATGGTTACAATTTGCATCTTTTTCAATGAAATTAATAAATTCATTACTCTAAAGAAATTAATCTCTTTCTAATTTTGTCAAAGAAAAAGAATTTTAAAATTAACATTTGAATATTAAAGACTTTATAGAAAGTTTTTTTTAAATTAAACTGAATATATAAGAATCAAATAATAAGTAACTGCGCTTAACAGCGACTAACCGCTTCGCTTCGGGACAAGCCCTCGCTTGGGCTGCGCCACATAGGCTTCTGGCACTCCCCTTGCATCCGCAAGTGTCGTGGCCAGTCCCTAACGTCCCGTTCGGGACTCAGGGCCAGCCTACGTCGGTTAGTCTAGTTCGTTATGCGAAATAATTTCAAACTAAAAGGATAAAATGAAACTTAAATATAAATTTAAAAATTTTACATATATTCTATTTTGGATTCTTACAATTCCACTATATAGCGAAGGCGACCCTGAGCGGAAAAAAATTCATATATATTATACACCTATTTACGCAAACAACTTAAATCAGAAAAGTAGCGTTTACGGAACAAGTGAATCGTATTTGACTATTATGTATGGACTTTTCAATAATTTCTATTTAGGTGTATCATACAATAGTCCAAACAAGAACAGTGAACAATATTTCATCAATTCCATCTCTAGACAGAATCAATTAACATTAAATAGAAAATCTGAATATTTAACTCAAGAAAAACTAATCTTAAGATCACAATACTTTTTTTGGAATAATTTCTATGCTAGTATAAATCTTGGAATTGAAAAGGGATATAAATACACGGAAAACCTAATTTCTACAAATATGAATAATTCATTAGAAATAATTCCTTACCAAAAAACAACAGCCTTCTCTGATCGGCCTTTTGCTTCTATTGGTTTAGGATACAGAAAAGAGTTTTTCTCGAACCTTATTATCGGAACAGAATTTGAATTGGGCTATTTAAGTACGAGGAAAGTAAACAAGCATTACACTTTTGATCCTGGATATTCTATGGCTTTAGTTAGCACATATTTAAATACAAAAGATATTAATGAAGATAAAAATGGCTATTCGAGAAATTACCATTTTTTCTCTATTTACGCAGGAATTGCATTTTAAAAGAAATTACTTCGCATAACAGCGACTAACCGCTTCGCTTCGGGACTTCGCCCTCGCTCGGTCTGCGACACATAGACTTCTGGCACTCCCCTTGCCGTCGCAAGTGTCGTGGCCAGTCCCTAACGTCCCGTTCGGGACTCAGGGCCAGCCTACGTCGGTTAGTCTAGTTCGTTATACGCAAAAGTCGCAATGTATGCCTCAGGACATGGGTAACACTTTTGTAGCAAGACATAGGTAACACTTTCAGGTTTCTAATCCCTTTAGATCACCTTTACAGGAGGGCTTTGGGATGCCTTGGAAGGAGAATAATACCGTGGATTTAAGATTTCAATTTGTTCTGGATAGCTTCCAGAATGACGTCAATTTTACTCAGCTTTGTGCTCAGTATGGCATCTCTACTAAGTGTGGATACAAGTGGAAAGAAAGGTTCTTGAAGGAAGGGAGAGATGGTCTTCTGGATAAGAAGAGAACTCCTAAGAACTCTCCCGCTAAGATTGCAGAAGAAACAATTCTAGAAATCATTAAGATCAAAAATAACAAGAAGTTCTGGGGTGCTAAGAAAATACTCGAACTCTATAAAGCTAAATTCCCAGATAGAAGACCTCCTAACAGATCTACCGTTGAACGCATTCTTAAGAAGGCAGGCCTACTTGAGAAAAAAAAGAATAGAAGACCAATTAATTCAGGACAACGAATCTCTATGCCCGAGAAAGCCACCCATCCGAATCATATTTGGACCGTTGACTTCAAAGGATGGTGGTATACTCCGGACAGGGAAAAAATAAAATCCTCTCACAGTCAGAGATGATTTTTCTAAATACATACTATCCATTAAGACCCTTTCCAAAGGCGATATTCCTTCCGTTAAAGCTGAATTTATTAGGTTATTTAAGATCTATGGATTACCAGAAATCATTCGCTCCGACAACGGACCGCCTTTCGCTTCTATGCAGTCTCTTTGGGGACTCACTTAAACTCTCTGTTTGGTGGCTCTCTCTAGGTATCAAGCTCGATCGCATTCAACCAGGTAAACCTTACCAAAATGGCGCTCATGAAAGAATGCATAGAGACATGGCTCGAGAACTACAACATGAAATCGTTGGTAACATCACTCTCTTCCAAAAACTCTTCGATAAATGGAGAATTGAATTCAATAGAGAAAGACCACACGAAGCTCTTAACATGAAAACTCCAGAACAAATCTATGTTAAATCGGAAAAACTTTTTGATCCGAACGCTGAACTTCTAATCGCCTATCCGTTTGGATTCAAGCAAAGACATGTTAACGATCGCGGTTACATCAATTAATCTCATCATGATCGGAAATCCTTTTAACGGGTTTAATGTCGGTATTAAAAAAGAATTCGATTCCGTTTCTATTTGGTTCGGAAATAATAAGTTAGGTAATCTCGATCAAAATTTATTCTTGATTAATCCTGATTCCAATTCATATAAAGTTCATAAACCAAGGAAGGTTACTAAAAAGTACTACCCTTCTCCTGACGCATGAACGTTACCCATGTCTTGAAGTCATACCGCAATTTATGCCTCAAAAGATGCTTAAAATCAGATTGTGCACTAAATGCGATAGAATCTCATTTAGATAGGTAGACAATCAATTGACTAAAAAAATATCGTCTAAACAGATATCTTCTCTGCTTCCGATAAATTACCTAGGAAGACAAAAATGAATAAAAAAACAGAAAATGCCATTTCGTTTTTAGCTTCAAAGCATCACGAAAATACTAATAGGTATCTATCCCAAACTTTTCTATATAAGCTACTTGCTTTCTTTGACTTTGAGTCCCTCAAACTTAATGGTATTCCTTCATTATCCTTAGATTATAAAGCAATGAAACGAGGGCCTGTGCCTTACGAAATTTACAGTGAATTTCAAAAGATAAACACTTTTGAAACCTTTACAGTAGAAGATGAAACATTTAACGGAAACATTATTAAACTTATAAAATCTAAAAACAATTTTGATTTGGACTATTTTTCTCAAATAGAAGTAAACTTAATGCGTAATCTAATCCATAAGTATTCCAAAGAATACATCAATGCCAATGATATGTCAGAAAAATCACATGAAGATATTCTGTCTTGGAGAAAAGCTTACTACGAACGTGGAGAAAATCAGCTAATGAAATTCGAAGAGGAATTTGAATCTGATGATGATTTACTTAATAAAGCAGATAATTTCCTTATATATAAAGAATTAAAAAATATCTATTAGTATGTTTGCAGTAAAAGATTCAGCTAGATGGGATGGATTCATATTTAAAAGATATGGAGGAGATCAAAAAGCTAGATGGCTAGTATGTCTAAGAACACCAAGCGAAATCGATACCGATTTTGAAATATTGTTATTAACAACTACAACTAGTATCAAACTAGATCAAATCAAAGATAATAAATACTTTAATCTAACTAAAGAAAAATATCCATTCTTTACTCAAGAATGTTATATTTACTTCAATGAGCCTATTTTCTCTTTACAAAATGCAGAAATAAAACCACATGAAGACAAAATTGAAATAATGGGGAAAATAGAAAACGATGATATGCATTTGATCTATCTGGGATATTGGAACTTGCAAACAGTTTCACCTTATCATCTAAAATTAATTCGAAATTCTTTAATAAACAATTCTATATGTAAAGAATTGCCAGAACCAAAAAAAAATCGATAAGCGACTTCAGCGTATAACAGCGCGGAAACGCTTCGCTTCGGGACTAGCCCTCGCTTGGCCTGTGGCACATTTCCCTTCTGGCACTCGCTTGCATACGCAAGCTACGTGGCCAGTCCCTAACGTCCCGTCGGGACTCAGGGTCGGGAAACGTCGTCTCCGCTAGTTCGTTATACGAAAGTTCGCAAATTTCTATTTAAACAAAGAAAAGCCTAAATATGCAATTTTTTCGTCTTGATTTCTCTAAAAGTAACCATTATCCTACAATTGTGACCACAATTTCGGAGTCAAAAGAATGATTTATGTCGGAGTAAGAGATTTAAAAGCAAAACTTAGCGAATATCTCGATAGAGCAAGGCTAGGAGACGAAGTAATCGTTACTGATCACGGAAAACCAATTGCTAGACTAATAAAAGAACCAATCAAACAAAAATCTACTATTGAGAAGATGTATCTTTTAGCTGAGAAAGGCATGATACAACTTCCAAGTAAAGATAAGCAAAGTAAATCGACTACTCCGCTTAAAACAAAGTCAAAAATGTCTGCGTCTGATATATTACTTAAAGATCGTTAATGTTTTTTTATTTAGATTCAAGCGTTCTTGTAAAAAAATACTTTGATGAATTTGCTTCCGATACTGTATTAAAAATCTGGAAGGAAAACCGATATCTTGCTATTTCGCAAGTTGGCTATTCTGAAATTCTAGGCACAATCAATAAAAAGCAAAAGATTGATA
This genomic stretch from Leptospira wolbachii serovar Codice str. CDC harbors:
- a CDS encoding helix-turn-helix domain-containing protein — encoded protein: MDLRFQFVLDSFQNDVNFTQLCAQYGISTKCGYKWKERFLKEGRDGLLDKKRTPKNSPAKIAEETILEIIKIKNNKKFWGAKKILELYKAKFPDRRPPNRSTVERILKKAGLLEKKKNRRPINSGQRISMPEKATHPNHIWTVDFKGWWYTPDREKIKSSHSQR
- a CDS encoding type II toxin-antitoxin system Phd/YefM family antitoxin translates to MIYVGVRDLKAKLSEYLDRARLGDEVIVTDHGKPIARLIKEPIKQKSTIEKMYLLAEKGMIQLPSKDKQSKSTTPLKTKSKMSASDILLKDR
- a CDS encoding integrase core domain-containing protein, giving the protein MDYQKSFAPTTDRLSLLCSLFGDSLKLSVWWLSLGIKLDRIQPGKPYQNGAHERMHRDMARELQHEIVGNITLFQKLFDKWRIEFNRERPHEALNMKTPEQIYVKSEKLFDPNAELLIAYPFGFKQRHVNDRGYIN
- a CDS encoding PIN domain-containing protein, whose protein sequence is MSKRKFRVYLDNCCFNRPYDNQDDIKIKIESLAKLFIQDAIKNKQIELIWSYILKFENDQNPYLDKQIAIEKWEELSVSNVVENDEILKNAESISSLGIKSLDALHIACAISEKCDYFLTTDRGILKKFGLINSIILINPIEFVSILEEL
- a CDS encoding type II toxin-antitoxin system antitoxin SocA domain-containing protein; this translates as MNKKTENAISFLASKHHENTNRYLSQTFLYKLLAFFDFESLKLNGIPSLSLDYKAMKRGPVPYEIYSEFQKINTFETFTVEDETFNGNIIKLIKSKNNFDLDYFSQIEVNLMRNLIHKYSKEYINANDMSEKSHEDILSWRKAYYERGENQLMKFEEEFESDDDLLNKADNFLIYKELKNIY
- a CDS encoding YdcF family protein, whose product is MIFENHKKITEEDLEFANSIWNFLSIQENIQKSDLIFVLCSHDLRVAKYAIDLYKKGFANYILFSGGLNFFTKHIFPKSEAESFAELALSSNIPEENIIIENESTNTGENIQFTKQLLNSLNLNFDKILAIQKPSMTLRIKLALDKQWNEGIFYISSPIYSISDAPHSHINLFMIINEIVGDLQRIIEYPKFGFQSETIIPDHITKAYNSLIENGYNLHLFQ